GCTCCGGCCGGAGAGCCGAAACTCCATTACCAATTTACGCATCCGCAAAGCATTATCCTTTTTTGTCATAACTCAAATAGTTTATGCCAAAGGTAAAAAGCCACATCACGTCATAAAAGACGCAGTTGCTCGGAGGGATACACTACACTAGTTATTGATCTTCATATTCTGTAGTGAATTCAATATCTTTTCCTTCCGCTCTTGCCTGGAGCACCATTTGTTGTATGTTTTCGGGAAGGTTGCCCAGGGGCAGTATTAGTCCGTCAACCATTACCATATTATTAAAAGGGCTGTTCTCCTGCATGGCGTTTGTAGAAAATTCAGGGCTATAATACCATAGGTCGAACATATCCTTTATGGCCCTGGCCTTATTCGAGACCGTAGTCCCCTTGGTCCCGAAGTATTCGTTGACCTGTTTGGAACTCATATAAGGTTGGAACGAGCTGTCGAACAAAAAATTTATCGAACCTATGGCATGGACCACGGCTGCCGCCCATATCTCCAATTTTCCCCTTGCGAAGGGGACATCCCTTTTTCTCCCCATCTTTTTGATGAGCTTTTCGCAAAGCCCGAAGTATTCATCGTTAAGTTTCTGCGCGCAGAAGGCCCCTGTTAT
This sequence is a window from bacterium. Protein-coding genes within it:
- a CDS encoding DUF6398 domain-containing protein, translated to MTKELIKEKEKQLLEITGAFCAQKLNDEYFGLCEKLIKKMGRKRDVPFARGKLEIWAAAVVHAIGSINFLFDSSFQPYMSSKQVNEYFGTKGTTVSNKARAIKDMFDLWYYSPEFSTNAMQENSPFNNMVMVDGLILPLGNLPENIQQMVLQARAEGKDIEFTTEYEDQ